Below is a genomic region from Tripterygium wilfordii isolate XIE 37 chromosome 12, ASM1340144v1, whole genome shotgun sequence.
TAAACTGCTTAAAATaccataataaaataataataaaaaactaatTTCCATTCACATCATTCTCTCCctcctactttttttttttacaaatacaTACCATGAATGCATGATAAAAATTAaatgttatatatgtatatatacatgacaTAATTTACTAGCCAAATGCCCCTAAACACTAGTTTAATTGTAAGCTAACAAAATAATTAGATGGTCTCAAGAATTTATTATATctggtatctcagttatcccaattgTTAAATTGTacgcacaagatttcatgtgtatcatgtggagtccacaaattcacttggatcTTGTGCTTCCACCTCAGCAGCTAGAATAACTAGGATACCAACTatcaaaatatttatcattttcatatAATGACATTAGTGATGGCTATATTAATTTTAGTCAAATTTAAGTTTCTAAGTTATTTctatccaaaaaaaagaaaaaaaaaatcagtcccATTGAATGTTGGATAAAGAAAAGTGGGCCGTTCCCTGAAATCTAAATATCATTTATCCAATACTTCTAATCTAATAACTAACGGCTAATTACATATCTTTTACTGTAGTAACACATGGGACACACTTTTTCGGTAATTGAGAAACGACACCATACAAGCGGGTCTAACTCTGGAAATCAGGCTTGCATGTACAGACGTTTCACACTTGACGATATGATATATTGAGTCAAAGGTCAGCGCGTGGCCACAATATTATTATTCCAAGTGAGAATCAAACTTAGGACAAGACTTGTATCATTTGATGATGCCATGTGAATTGTTAGAAATATTTGAAATATTTAGCTAACCCAGTAACGAAAGTTTCATAAGGGGACTAGAGCATGTTACCATGAGGCAAAAGATCTTCTTTCTAAAGAGATTATATTGATCTATCGAAGTTTTTCACTTGACGACATGGTAAATCGGGTCAAAACCCAGATCAGGTATTCCTCTAAGTGTGAATTTAACCAATTACGCTATCACCCAAGTAGTTCACATGAAATACATAGATATGGcatatctctatatatatattatcttatGCGTACACTCACTAAttatatgttaattatttaatcTACCTCAACATGTCCCACACTGGAAATTATTAGCTACCCTAGATAAATAGATTGATTCTGGATCGGACAAAGAAAGTATAAGAAAATATAGTCTTCTGCCATTTCCAATTCCACCATTTTTCTATGCACaaatctctctccccctctctctctcctcatgCCATACCCCTTTAAAACTCATATGCCCCTCTGCAGACAAATCATGTTGTTACCATCCCAGCTTTTGTAATCTCTCTCTTGTCTCTCTATTATTCACCCACATACATAGAAGAATCAAAGATCAAGCTCCAAAATCCAAGCAAGAAAGTATGGGGAGAGCTCCTTGCTGCGATAAATCGAATGTGAAGAGAGGACCATGGTCTCCTGAAGAAGATGCCAAGCTTAAATCATATATTGAAGAACATGGCACTGGTGGCAACTGGATCGCTCTGCCACAAAAAATTGGCCTCAAGAGGTGTGGGAAGAGCTGCCGCCTTAGATGGTTAAACTATCTTCGCCCCAACATCAAGCACGGCGGATTctctgaagaagaagataacaTCATTTGCAGCCTCTATATTAGTATTGGGAGCAGGTATATTTATCCCGTGTGTGTAATTCAGCAGTTGTGATAACTGAGGGATACCAATTGTTGAGATCTCTATCAATATTACTGATTTATCAGTTTAGTTTCCTCAAACACATGCCATCAGTTTAACTTCATAATTGTTTGTGTGAATTATACAGGTGGTCTATTATTGCAGCGCAGTTGCCAGGAAGAACAGATAATGACATCAAGAACTACTGGAACACAAGGCTGAAGAAGAAGCTTCTTGGAAAGCAGCGCAAAGAACAGCACGCAGCGCGTAGTAGAGGGGAAGCTGGCctaaagcagcagcagcagcaagacATGATCAAGAGATCAAATAATATTGGATCTAATGGGAGTATAGATACCAATAATCCCCCTTATTGGCCAGAAGTGCCAGTCATGGCTCCGATTCTACCATATGAACAACAACAATTCGATGACAAAGACCACGCGTCGATAAGGAAACTGCTTATCAAGCTGGGAGGAAGATTTTCtgatgatcatgatgatgatcaagTATTAATCCATGAGGGAAAAAATTTTCCATTCCCAAGTTTTGATCATCAACAATTCTTGGAGCAGCAGTCCATAGTACTGAATGCCATGCCTTCTACTGCTTCCATGGAGGTCATGAATGGCAATCAATTTGTGCAAAATCATCAATACAGGGCTTTTCCAGTGGGAATTGAGGAGGAGGATATGGTGTTCAGTAATAATAATCAGCAACAAAACCTGGAGGGTCTGGAGTTTCTGTACAGTGAGAATAATAATAGGATTGAGAGTAGTGCTGGTTGGggtgagatgatgatgatgagttcgTTGGTTTTTCCTCCTGCAATGGCTTCAAATGGTGTGGAATTACCTCCACAGATGCTGGAAGAAGGTGGTTCTAGTGATCAGTTAAGGTACTCCAGCGACCTATAGATATAGTTTGTGTGTTTTCATATATGTCAGTGAGATATATGTGGATTTGTGGCTATAGAGAA
It encodes:
- the LOC120011353 gene encoding transcription factor RAX3-like — encoded protein: MGRAPCCDKSNVKRGPWSPEEDAKLKSYIEEHGTGGNWIALPQKIGLKRCGKSCRLRWLNYLRPNIKHGGFSEEEDNIICSLYISIGSRWSIIAAQLPGRTDNDIKNYWNTRLKKKLLGKQRKEQHAARSRGEAGLKQQQQQDMIKRSNNIGSNGSIDTNNPPYWPEVPVMAPILPYEQQQFDDKDHASIRKLLIKLGGRFSDDHDDDQVLIHEGKNFPFPSFDHQQFLEQQSIVLNAMPSTASMEVMNGNQFVQNHQYRAFPVGIEEEDMVFSNNNQQQNLEGLEFLYSENNNRIESSAGWGEMMMMSSLVFPPAMASNGVELPPQMLEEGGSSDQLRYSSDL